The following coding sequences lie in one Musa acuminata AAA Group cultivar baxijiao chromosome BXJ3-1, Cavendish_Baxijiao_AAA, whole genome shotgun sequence genomic window:
- the LOC135628634 gene encoding cysteine-rich and transmembrane domain-containing protein WIH2-like — translation MSYYNQQPPVGVPPPQGYPPEGYAKGTYAPPGYPPQGYPPQSYPPPGYPPQGYPPPYAQAPPPPPQKQSSGPSFVEGCLAALCCCCLLEACF, via the exons ATGAGCTACTACAACCAGCAGCCCCCCGTCGGCGTCCCTCCTCCTCAAG GATATCCGCCGGAGGGATACGCCAAGGGCACGTATGCGCCGCCCGGGTACCCACCGCAGGGCTACCCGCCGCAGAGCTATCCGCCGCCCGGTTACCCGCCGCAGGGCTACCCTCCGCCCTACGCCCAggcgccgccaccgccgccccAGAAGCAGAGCAGCGGCCCCTCCTTCGTCGAGGGATG CCTGGCTGCtctttgctgctgctgccttCTGGAAGCTTGCTTCTGA